From the genome of Desulfovibrio sp. JY:
TCTCTTTCATGTTCGGACGCACCCGCAAAAAAATGCCCCGCCAGGAGGCCATTTCCGCCTTTCTTGGCGCGGGCACCCAATACCATGGCCAGTTCAACTTCCAGGGCGTCGTGCGCATCGACGGCGGCGTCATCGGCGACATCATCTCCGACGGCACGCTGGTGCTCGGCGAACAAGGCTATGTCGAAGGCCGCATCCAGGTGGCCGAACTGGTCTCGAGCGGCCACATCGTCGGCGACGTGGAGGCCGCCAGTCGCGCCACCCTCTTTAACCGCTCGAGTCTGTGCGGCAACCTGCTGGCTCCGGCCGTGATCATCGAGGAAGGCGCGACCATCAACGGGTTCGTGCGCATGGACGCCCCTGAAAACGCCGCCCTTGACGAGGGCGAAGCCCCACCGCAGGCACTGACCGCGGGGAACGAGGCCCCGTAAGCCGCAACCAGGACGGTCGCAACCGGCCAGGAAACGCCCGGTCGGAATTTCCCGCAGGCAATAATACCGTGGCGGATTTGGCAGGACACCCTAAAAACCACTGGAAACGAGGGTTGCCAAAACAGGCGTCGCCGTTTACACGGCGGTCACGCCGCCAAGCGTCCCCGCACTTAAGGAGTCGACCCCGCATGGGCCAATTTTTTCCGGATAGCGACCAGTTCCCCCTGGTGGATCAGATAAAAAATCTCGGTGATGACGAACTGCTCGATTTTTGGGAGGAGACCCAATATCTTGAGCGCATGCTCGTGGAAGAGGAAAACCCCGAAGCCGAAAACTCCATGGAATACGAACGGGTGATCCTCCAGGAACTCATGCTGCGCTCCTGCCGCCGCACCCTCGAAGGGAATCGGTAAGCCTCTCCCCTCCCCCCGCATCCTGACGCCCCGCCGGACGCCTTCCCAACGCCTCTCGGAGAAAGACACGACCCGCGCCCTGGCTGGTGCGTTGCCTGCCCCGCCGCCGTGCCGAAGCGCCCGTACGCCACGCCAGCCATTTCACTTGCCCGGCCCCGTCCGGGCATCACGCTATTTTCGCCACAGGCCGGGTGACTCCCTTCCCTTGGGCCGAACAATAAAAAAGGGCGGTTTCCCGCCCTTTTTTAAGACCTGTCGGTCGATCGATCGTTAGATCTTCGGCGCCGGACGGCCGATGCAGAAGTACACCATGCCGAGGTCGGCCAGAAGCTGCGGCGAGTACAGGTTGCGGCCGTCAAAAACCAGCGGCACCTTCAGCATCTTCTTGATGCGGCCGAAATCCGGATTGCGGAACTGGTTCCACTCCGTGACCACGGCCAGGCAGTCGGCCCCTTCCAGGGCGGCGTACTGCTCGTCGACCACGGTCAGCAGGTTGTTCCCCTTGAAATGCTCGCGGGTATTCGGGCCGGCGACCGGGTCGAAGGCAACGACCTTCATGCCCTTGGCCGTGACGTCCTTGATGAGCTCGAAGGCCGAGGCCTCGCGCACGTCGTCGGTGTTGGCCTTGAACGCCAGGCCCCACAACGCCAGGGTCTTGCCCTTGAGCCCGCCCTGGGGCTCGAAGTAGGACTCAATCTTCTTGGTCAGGGTATGCTTCTGGCGCTTGTTGACCTCGTCGACGGAAGCCAGCAGCTGGGGCTCGAACTTGTACTGGCGGGCGGTGTCGATCAGCGCTTTGACGTCCTTGGGGAAACAGGAACCGCCGTAGCCCATGCCCGGGTAGATGAACTGGTAGCCGATGCGGTGGTCCGAACCGATGCCCATGCGCACTTCGCGCACATCGGCCCCGACCTGCTCGCAGATATTGGCCACTTCGTTGATGAAGGAAATCTTGGTGGCCAGCATGCAGTTGGCGGCGTACTTGGTCATCTCGGCCGAACGCACGTTCATGACGATGACTTTTTCGCGGCTGCGGGCATAGGGGGCGTACAGGGCCTTCAACAGTTCGCCCGTACGCACGTTGTCCGTGCCCACGACCACCCGGTCGGGCTTGAAAAAGTCGTTGATGGCGTCGCCTTCCTTGAGGAATTCGGGGTTGGAGACCACGTCGAACTCGATGGCCTCACCACGCTTTTTGAGTTCCTCGCCGATGAACTTGCGCACTTCGTCGGCCGTGCCGACCGGGACCGTGGATTTGTCCACCACGATCTTGTAGTCGGTCATGCTGGCGCCGATATCCCGGGCCACCTGGTAGACATAGGACAGATCACACGAGCCGTCCTCGCGGGGGGGCGTGCCCACGGTGATGAACACGAACAGGGCATTCTCCATGCCCTCGGAGACTTTGGTGGTGAAACGCAGGCGGCCCTCGGCCACATTGCGCTTGACCAACTCGTCAAGACCGGGCTCATAGATGTGAATTTTGCCCTGGCGCAGGTTTTCGACAATGGTGGGGTTGATGTCCACGCAGCAGACGTCGTTGCCCATTTCGGCGAAACAGGCGGCGCTCACCAAGCCGACGTAACCGGTGCCTACAATACAAAGATTCATACCTGTATACTCGTTGTTAGGGTTTTTCCCCGGCGACGGGAAAGGGCCGCCGAGGATGGGGCGTCTTGTGCCGGCTCGCGGCCAGACCCCGTTTTCGAAGAAAGTGGTTCGCACTTACGGATTGGTCGGACGTTTGTCAACAATCCCACGCCAGCCATGGCCGGTTGCCTCGCAAATGTAAAAGGCTTACCGTCCAAGCAACAGTAAAAAAGGAGTCTGTCATGCCTCTGCTCGCGGTCAATGTCGACCATGTGGCCACCGTGCGTCAGGCGCGCCTGGGCCAGAGCCCCGATCCCGTCGCCGCAGCCGCCATGGCCGAACTCGCCGGCGCGAGAGCCATCATCGTCCACTTGCGCGAGGACCGCCGCCATATCCAGGATCGGGACGTGCGCCTGCTGCGCCAGACCATAAAGACCCGCCTGCACCTGGAGATGGCCGCAACCGACGAGATGCGCGGCATCGCCCTTGAGCTCAAGCCCGACATGGTCTGCCTGGTGCCGGAAAAGCGCCGGGAACTGACCACCGAGGGCGGTCTCGGCGTGGCCGGCCGGAAAAAGGAACTGGCCGCCTTCGTGGCCGAACTGGCCGACGCCGGCATCCCCACCAGCCTTTTCATCGATCCCGACCCGCACCAGATCGAGGCGTCCATCGCCGTGGGCGCGGCCTATGTCGAACTGCACACCGGGGCCTACTCCGACGCCGCGACGCGGGAAACCCGGCAAGCCGAACTCGACCGGCTGCTGGCCGCCATTCCCCTGGCCCGCCGGGCCGGACTCGGCGTCAATCTCGGGCACGGCCTCGACTACGACAATATATATGCCTTTAAAGACACAAGCGGCATCAGCGAATATTCCATCGGCCACAGCATCATCGCCCGGGCCATCATGACCGGCATCACCGAGGCCGTCTCCACCATGGCGGCCATCGTCGCCGGTTTTCCCGACTGACGGAGCACGGCCGTGATCCTCGGCCTCGGCATCGACCTGGTGGAGCTGGCCCGCATCGAATCTGCGCTCGACCGGTTCGGCGAGCGGTTCCTGGCCCGCATCCTCACCCCGGCCGAACAGGCCGCCCTGCCGCCGCGTCCCGTGGCCAGGGCGGCCGGACTGTTCGCAGCCAAGGAAGCGGCCGTCAAGGCGCTCGGCACCGGCTTTTCCCAGGGAATCGGCTTTCAACACCTGCAAATCCTCCCCGATGCCCTGGGACGCCCGACCCTGACCCTGGCCGGCCCCGCCTTGGCCCGCGCCCAAACACTCGGTGCGACCATCTGGCACGTCAGCATCACCCACGAACGCGCCACCGCCGCCGCTGTCGTGGTAATGGAGGGAGAGCCTCCGGCGGCCAGGGGAGGCTCTCCCTCCCCTGGACCCCACCGCCGGGGGGCCATGGGCCCCCCGGTCCCCCCTTCCCGCCGGTAGGAGCTTTCCTTGGCGGCAGCCGCCAAGGAAAGCTCCTACCGGAAAAAAGGAAACCGAGAGCACCTTCCATACGAAACCTTTGAAAGTTTTTTGGAGGGGGGTCCGGGGGGAACCTTTTTTTTAA
Proteins encoded in this window:
- a CDS encoding polymer-forming cytoskeletal protein, with the protein product MFGRTRKKMPRQEAISAFLGAGTQYHGQFNFQGVVRIDGGVIGDIISDGTLVLGEQGYVEGRIQVAELVSSGHIVGDVEAASRATLFNRSSLCGNLLAPAVIIEEGATINGFVRMDAPENAALDEGEAPPQALTAGNEAP
- a CDS encoding UDP-glucose/GDP-mannose dehydrogenase family protein is translated as MNLCIVGTGYVGLVSAACFAEMGNDVCCVDINPTIVENLRQGKIHIYEPGLDELVKRNVAEGRLRFTTKVSEGMENALFVFITVGTPPREDGSCDLSYVYQVARDIGASMTDYKIVVDKSTVPVGTADEVRKFIGEELKKRGEAIEFDVVSNPEFLKEGDAINDFFKPDRVVVGTDNVRTGELLKALYAPYARSREKVIVMNVRSAEMTKYAANCMLATKISFINEVANICEQVGADVREVRMGIGSDHRIGYQFIYPGMGYGGSCFPKDVKALIDTARQYKFEPQLLASVDEVNKRQKHTLTKKIESYFEPQGGLKGKTLALWGLAFKANTDDVREASAFELIKDVTAKGMKVVAFDPVAGPNTREHFKGNNLLTVVDEQYAALEGADCLAVVTEWNQFRNPDFGRIKKMLKVPLVFDGRNLYSPQLLADLGMVYFCIGRPAPKI
- a CDS encoding pyridoxine 5'-phosphate synthase, translated to MPLLAVNVDHVATVRQARLGQSPDPVAAAAMAELAGARAIIVHLREDRRHIQDRDVRLLRQTIKTRLHLEMAATDEMRGIALELKPDMVCLVPEKRRELTTEGGLGVAGRKKELAAFVAELADAGIPTSLFIDPDPHQIEASIAVGAAYVELHTGAYSDAATRETRQAELDRLLAAIPLARRAGLGVNLGHGLDYDNIYAFKDTSGISEYSIGHSIIARAIMTGITEAVSTMAAIVAGFPD
- a CDS encoding holo-[acyl-carrier-protein] synthase, producing MILGLGIDLVELARIESALDRFGERFLARILTPAEQAALPPRPVARAAGLFAAKEAAVKALGTGFSQGIGFQHLQILPDALGRPTLTLAGPALARAQTLGATIWHVSITHERATAAAVVVMEGEPPAARGGSPSPGPHRRGAMGPPVPPSRR